One region of Sulfurisphaera ohwakuensis genomic DNA includes:
- a CDS encoding homoserine kinase produces MIVKAFSSSANLGAGYDILALAHDAFEDTIEIYVQNSSELDIKVEGNGVPLSIEKNSASFALLELLRSYDIKAKIRLKIIKGIPAGLGLGSSGASAAAAVYAANEIFKLGLSRQELVNFAMKGEIASSGSPHPDNVAASLVGGLVSVLNSNPVKVEQVPLNLEFQIILIIPFVRIEAKTKKAREMVPKQIDTSKYVTNARYLSSLLLGFIKGDRELVRLGLNDEIIEKAREPLFPHYPKIKEISLLYDAIGACVSGAGPTIAIFVDSKSDKNKILGESLNVCKAYGYECTYKIAKVSGGAWVERRD; encoded by the coding sequence ATGATTGTAAAAGCTTTCTCGTCATCGGCAAACTTAGGTGCTGGTTATGATATACTAGCACTAGCACATGATGCTTTTGAAGATACAATCGAAATTTACGTTCAAAATTCTAGTGAATTAGATATAAAAGTAGAGGGAAATGGTGTACCACTATCAATAGAAAAGAATTCAGCTAGTTTTGCTTTGCTTGAATTGCTAAGGTCATATGATATTAAAGCAAAGATTAGGTTAAAGATTATAAAAGGGATCCCAGCCGGTTTGGGCTTAGGTAGTAGTGGCGCGTCTGCTGCTGCTGCGGTTTATGCGGCCAATGAGATTTTTAAACTTGGTTTAAGCCGACAAGAATTAGTTAACTTTGCTATGAAAGGGGAAATAGCCTCATCTGGTTCTCCACATCCAGATAATGTAGCAGCAAGTCTGGTGGGCGGTCTAGTAAGTGTGTTAAATTCTAATCCCGTTAAGGTTGAGCAAGTACCTCTCAATCTTGAGTTTCAAATAATACTTATTATACCATTTGTTAGAATAGAAGCAAAAACTAAAAAAGCAAGAGAGATGGTTCCAAAACAAATTGATACATCTAAATATGTTACTAATGCTAGATATCTATCATCTCTTTTACTAGGCTTCATTAAGGGTGATAGAGAATTGGTTAGGTTAGGTTTAAATGATGAAATTATTGAAAAAGCTAGAGAACCCTTATTCCCTCACTATCCCAAAATAAAGGAAATTTCACTATTATATGATGCTATCGGGGCATGCGTTAGTGGTGCTGGTCCAACAATTGCTATTTTCGTTGATTCAAAGTCAGATAAAAATAAAATTCTTGGGGAATCACTTAATGTTTGTAAAGCTTATGGATATGAATGCACATATAAAATAGCTAAAGTTTCAGGAGGTGCATGGGTTGAGAGAAGGGACTAA
- a CDS encoding aminotransferase class I/II-fold pyridoxal phosphate-dependent enzyme, with protein sequence MREGTKVTTEGYDEETGAITTPIYQTTSYIYPIGEKYRYSREVNPTVLKLAEKISELEEAEMGVAFSSGMGAISSTLLTLAKPGSKILIHRDMFGRTYRFFTDFMRNLGVEVDVANPGEILEMVKVKKYDIVYVETISNPLLRVIDIPALSKICKENGSLLITDATFSTPINQKPLVQGADIVLHSASKFIAGHNDVIAGLGAGSKELMTKVDLMRRTLGTSLDPHAAYLVIRGIKTLKIRMDVINSNAQKIAEYLQEHNKIKSVYYPGLKSHPDYETARRILKGYGGVVTFEIKGSMNDALNLITKFKVILPAQTLGGVNSTISHPATMTHRTLTPEERKIIGISDSMLRLSVGIEDVNDLIEDLDKALTSLN encoded by the coding sequence TTGAGAGAAGGGACTAAAGTTACAACGGAAGGATATGATGAAGAGACTGGTGCTATAACTACTCCAATATATCAGACTACTTCTTATATTTATCCTATAGGTGAGAAATATCGGTATAGCCGAGAAGTTAACCCGACTGTACTTAAACTTGCCGAAAAGATATCTGAACTTGAAGAGGCAGAGATGGGAGTAGCTTTTTCATCTGGAATGGGGGCTATTTCGTCTACTTTGCTTACATTAGCTAAGCCTGGGAGCAAAATACTAATACATAGAGATATGTTTGGAAGGACTTACAGATTCTTTACGGACTTCATGCGTAATCTAGGAGTAGAAGTAGATGTTGCAAATCCAGGAGAAATTTTAGAAATGGTAAAAGTCAAAAAATACGATATTGTTTATGTTGAAACTATATCAAATCCATTATTAAGAGTTATAGATATTCCAGCTCTTTCAAAAATATGTAAAGAGAATGGAAGCTTACTAATTACTGACGCTACTTTTTCAACACCAATCAACCAGAAACCGTTAGTTCAAGGTGCAGATATAGTTTTACATAGTGCTTCAAAATTTATAGCAGGACATAATGATGTTATTGCTGGTTTAGGTGCTGGGTCTAAAGAATTAATGACTAAAGTAGATTTAATGAGAAGAACTTTGGGCACATCTTTAGATCCTCATGCAGCATATCTTGTGATAAGAGGAATAAAAACTCTTAAAATTAGAATGGATGTGATTAATTCAAACGCACAGAAAATAGCTGAATATTTACAAGAACATAATAAAATCAAATCAGTATATTATCCTGGACTAAAGTCACATCCAGATTACGAAACTGCTAGACGAATACTAAAAGGATACGGTGGTGTAGTTACATTTGAAATTAAAGGTAGTATGAATGATGCACTTAATTTAATAACGAAATTCAAAGTTATTTTACCTGCACAGACTTTAGGTGGAGTGAATTCTACAATTTCACATCCTGCAACAATGACTCATAGAACTTTAACTCCCGAGGAAAGGAAAATCATTGGTATTTCGGATTCTATGTTAAGACTTTCTGTTGGGATAGAGGATGTTAACGATTTAATAGAGGATTTAGATAAAGCACTAACTTCACTTAATTAA
- a CDS encoding DUF1152 domain-containing protein: MSKRLNMNAFVFGLGGGGDVASTYIVMKYLSLKNISSIVGAVTWERYVEDPLPGPICKEDMKNIVMINDVITEVNQSSYAIRNGLAVIPQLVRFLKAMKIDKGYSICIKYGPKSIAEGIADLASRLNTNFIIGVDAGGDVLAKGCEETLGSPLIDFLMLASLVELENMGFNVLLATIGAGSDGELEQEYILKRISEIARNEGLIDIKGIDKDMERDLEIILSNVNTEASRIPLEAFKGLYGEIPIRNGTRRVKVSPVSSIMFFLDPKKVAYTSPLYDIVKNSSSLDDANRKLNEVGIYTEYNFELDLYAKFGLNARNIDSEKILQIRSEGRRKLGGLKINC, translated from the coding sequence ATGAGTAAAAGGTTAAATATGAATGCATTCGTTTTTGGACTAGGTGGAGGGGGAGACGTAGCATCTACTTATATTGTAATGAAGTATCTCTCTTTAAAAAATATTTCAAGTATAGTAGGAGCTGTAACATGGGAAAGATATGTAGAAGATCCTTTACCAGGTCCGATATGTAAGGAAGATATGAAAAATATTGTTATGATTAATGATGTAATAACTGAGGTTAATCAATCGTCATATGCAATTAGGAATGGGTTAGCTGTGATACCTCAATTAGTTCGTTTCCTGAAAGCTATGAAGATAGACAAGGGTTATTCTATCTGTATAAAATATGGTCCTAAAAGTATTGCAGAAGGAATTGCAGATTTAGCTTCAAGGTTAAATACTAATTTTATTATTGGAGTAGATGCAGGTGGTGATGTATTAGCAAAAGGTTGCGAAGAAACTCTTGGAAGTCCATTAATTGACTTCCTCATGTTAGCGTCTTTAGTTGAGCTAGAAAATATGGGTTTTAATGTTCTTTTAGCAACAATAGGTGCAGGTAGCGACGGGGAATTGGAACAAGAGTATATTCTAAAACGTATTTCTGAAATAGCCAGAAATGAGGGATTAATAGATATTAAGGGTATTGATAAAGACATGGAAAGAGACTTAGAAATAATATTATCAAATGTCAATACTGAAGCTTCTAGAATTCCCCTTGAAGCATTTAAGGGGCTTTATGGTGAAATCCCAATAAGGAACGGAACTAGAAGAGTGAAAGTCTCTCCAGTATCTTCAATTATGTTTTTCCTTGATCCTAAAAAAGTGGCTTATACATCACCTCTGTATGACATAGTTAAAAATAGTAGTTCGCTGGATGACGCAAATAGAAAACTTAATGAAGTTGGTATTTACACAGAATATAATTTTGAACTAGATTTGTATGCTAAGTTTGGGTTAAATGCAAGGAATATTGATTCAGAAAAAATATTACAAATAAGAAGTGAAGGAAGAAGGAAATTAGGTGGACTTAAGATTAATTGTTAA
- a CDS encoding KH domain-containing protein yields MYITVPDDKINLVKSILGRLEEISNTKIEFDEKTKSIRVFPKDNNAYEAMKVVSVIKAIGIGFDVDEAMKLMRDDYVLDIIDLKDSTNGPEDMKRIKGRIIGEKGKTKKIIQEYTGVNIIIADHYVGILGTIEQADIAKRAIEMLIKGKEHSTVYKYLDKAERELSLFNVNKALKEGLDNT; encoded by the coding sequence ATGTATATTACTGTACCAGATGATAAAATTAATTTAGTAAAATCAATACTAGGAAGACTAGAAGAGATCAGCAATACTAAGATAGAATTTGATGAAAAGACTAAATCTATAAGAGTATTTCCAAAAGATAATAATGCTTATGAGGCTATGAAAGTTGTCTCAGTTATAAAAGCTATTGGCATCGGTTTTGATGTTGATGAGGCTATGAAACTTATGAGAGATGATTATGTTCTAGATATTATTGATTTGAAAGATTCTACTAATGGACCAGAAGATATGAAGAGGATTAAAGGAAGAATAATTGGTGAAAAAGGAAAAACTAAGAAAATAATTCAAGAATATACTGGAGTGAATATAATTATTGCTGATCACTATGTTGGAATATTAGGTACTATTGAACAGGCAGATATAGCAAAAAGAGCCATAGAGATGCTAATTAAAGGAAAAGAGCATTCTACTGTATATAAATACCTAGACAAGGCTGAAAGAGAATTATCGCTATTTAATGTTAACAAAGCTTTAAAAGAGGGACTCGATAATACTTAA
- a CDS encoding serine protein kinase RIO — MERKGKKEEKRRKDEDLFKVVDSTLDTRTYYLLYQLSRKLNLKNIYGAISSGKEAKVYPAITEDGKWYALKIYYVSTAASKRALEKYTFGDPRFEGIKVSNTRQLISVWARKEFKNLSRLFKNDVRVPEPIYVLENILVMQFIGEDGIRAPLLKELPDDEINEELYKDIIDQLDKMVNKAELVHGDLSEYNIMVKDGKNYIIDVSQAVDIDHPNALELLKRDIENINTFFESKGIEIIETEEILRRFKIYENEDQN, encoded by the coding sequence TTGGAGAGAAAAGGGAAAAAGGAGGAGAAACGAAGGAAAGATGAAGATCTTTTTAAAGTTGTTGACTCAACACTAGATACTCGAACTTATTATCTTCTTTATCAATTATCTAGAAAATTAAACTTAAAAAATATATATGGTGCTATATCCTCTGGAAAAGAAGCCAAAGTTTATCCAGCAATAACAGAAGATGGAAAGTGGTACGCATTAAAAATATATTATGTATCTACTGCCGCAAGTAAAAGAGCATTAGAAAAGTATACATTTGGTGATCCTAGATTTGAAGGTATAAAAGTATCTAATACAAGACAATTAATAAGTGTATGGGCAAGAAAAGAGTTTAAGAATTTAAGTCGTCTTTTCAAAAATGATGTGAGAGTACCAGAGCCAATTTATGTTCTTGAGAATATTTTAGTGATGCAATTTATTGGAGAAGACGGAATCAGAGCACCCCTTCTAAAAGAACTTCCAGATGACGAAATAAATGAGGAATTGTACAAAGATATTATAGATCAGCTAGATAAAATGGTAAATAAAGCTGAATTAGTGCACGGAGATTTAAGTGAATATAACATCATGGTTAAGGATGGAAAAAACTATATTATAGATGTAAGTCAAGCAGTAGATATAGATCATCCAAATGCACTAGAATTATTAAAGAGAGATATAGAGAATATAAATACATTCTTTGAAAGTAAGGGAATTGAGATTATTGAGACTGAGGAAATATTAAGGAGATTTAAGATATATGAAAATGAGGACCAAAATTGA
- a CDS encoding translation initiation factor aIF-1A, with product MAKKKTNEQPSVKEVPKPAEGEVICVVKKMLGAEHVQVICLDGKERLGRIPGKMKKKMWVKEGDVVLAAPWDFQPNKCDIIYKYSESEVRRLEEEQVVSADIIEQLRG from the coding sequence TTGGCTAAAAAGAAAACAAATGAGCAACCTTCTGTAAAAGAAGTACCCAAACCAGCAGAAGGAGAAGTTATTTGTGTGGTAAAGAAAATGCTAGGAGCTGAACATGTACAAGTCATTTGTTTAGATGGAAAAGAAAGACTAGGAAGAATACCAGGAAAAATGAAGAAAAAGATGTGGGTAAAAGAAGGAGATGTGGTATTAGCAGCACCTTGGGACTTTCAGCCAAATAAATGTGATATTATATATAAATATAGCGAAAGTGAGGTTAGAAGATTAGAGGAAGAGCAAGTAGTTTCCGCTGATATCATAGAGCAGTTAAGAGGATGA
- a CDS encoding thiolase family protein produces MDAYIVSAVRTPIGKFGGVFKDIPPYELGAIAIKEALKKANVDPAKVDITIMGNILRAGHGQDLARQAAIRAGIPMEIDGYCVDMVCSSGMVSVINAVQMIKSGDADIVVAGGMESMSQAMLAIRSEARWGVKMLLGKKLDFIDTMLIDGLTDPFNMKLMGQEADMVAKSHNISRRELDEVAYESHKRAIIATDKGYFAKEIVPVKVDGKEVTQDEGIRRDTSIEKLSQLKPAFSPDGVHTAGNSSQISDGSSALVIVSEKVVKEYKLEPIAKILGYSWVGIESWRFTEAPIFAVKKLLQKLNMEISHFDYFENNEAFAVNNVLYNKYLGVPYDRLNVFGGAIALGHPIGASGARIITTLINVLSTMGGKRGIASICHGTGGSTAIAIELLRPL; encoded by the coding sequence ATGGATGCATATATTGTTTCCGCTGTAAGAACTCCTATAGGAAAATTTGGTGGAGTATTTAAGGACATACCTCCTTATGAGTTAGGAGCTATTGCAATAAAGGAGGCTTTAAAAAAAGCTAACGTTGATCCTGCTAAAGTAGATATAACAATAATGGGGAATATACTTAGGGCAGGACATGGGCAGGATTTGGCAAGACAAGCAGCAATAAGAGCTGGAATTCCAATGGAAATTGATGGTTATTGTGTTGACATGGTGTGTTCATCTGGTATGGTAAGTGTGATAAACGCAGTACAGATGATAAAAAGTGGGGATGCAGATATAGTAGTAGCTGGTGGAATGGAGAGTATGAGCCAGGCTATGTTAGCAATTAGAAGTGAGGCAAGATGGGGAGTCAAAATGCTGTTAGGTAAAAAATTGGACTTTATTGACACAATGTTGATAGACGGGCTTACAGATCCATTCAACATGAAATTGATGGGACAGGAAGCTGATATGGTTGCAAAGTCACACAATATCAGTAGAAGAGAGTTAGATGAAGTGGCTTATGAAAGTCATAAGAGAGCAATAATAGCTACTGACAAAGGATATTTTGCTAAGGAGATAGTACCAGTTAAAGTAGATGGCAAAGAAGTTACTCAAGATGAAGGAATTAGAAGGGACACATCCATAGAAAAATTATCACAACTAAAGCCTGCATTTAGTCCTGATGGTGTACATACTGCAGGAAACTCATCTCAGATTTCCGATGGTTCATCAGCATTAGTTATAGTAAGTGAAAAAGTAGTTAAAGAATATAAATTGGAACCAATAGCTAAGATTTTAGGTTATAGTTGGGTTGGAATTGAAAGTTGGAGATTTACTGAAGCACCTATATTTGCTGTTAAGAAATTACTACAGAAATTAAATATGGAAATTTCACACTTTGATTATTTCGAGAATAATGAAGCTTTTGCAGTCAACAATGTACTCTACAATAAATATTTGGGTGTTCCGTATGACAGATTAAACGTATTTGGAGGAGCAATAGCCTTAGGTCATCCAATAGGTGCTAGTGGTGCCAGAATAATAACAACACTTATTAATGTGTTATCAACAATGGGAGGAAAAAGAGGAATAGCTAGTATCTGTCATGGTACTGGAGGAAGTACGGCCATTGCTATTGAATTATTAAGGCCTCTATAA
- a CDS encoding tRNA (N(6)-L-threonylcarbamoyladenosine(37)-C(2))-methylthiotransferase — protein sequence MMTLLKDKGHDIVDSYNQADVIVLNTCAVRLETEERMKQRIKELEKIGKKLIIAGCLVSSQPALVISLAPESSIVGAQSIDKIVEAVESNKREIFLEESKELVTPRIFEGKISIIPIADGCAGDCNFCITKLARKKLRSYPPRNIVNAVKEAVQKGAVEIELTAQDTAAYGLDINYNLVELLKEILEIEGNYMIRIGMMTPELAIKQIDEILEIIKDKRIYKFLHLPVQSGDDRVLKLMNRKYTVDEYRELVKEIRDKIPIVNITTDIIIGHPGEDDEAFQNTINLIKEIKFERIHLAMYSIRPNTRSASMPQVPDSIKKQRMKIANEVYEEVAYSVHSEYLGSNALVLTTELGRKGSIIGRTINYIPVVIKDYDKLGEWINVKITEASFFDLRGKFIQ from the coding sequence ATGATGACTTTATTAAAAGATAAAGGTCATGATATAGTTGACAGTTATAATCAAGCTGATGTAATAGTTCTGAATACTTGTGCTGTTAGATTAGAAACAGAAGAAAGAATGAAGCAAAGGATAAAGGAATTGGAAAAAATCGGAAAAAAACTAATAATAGCTGGGTGTTTGGTTAGTTCTCAACCAGCATTAGTAATAAGCCTAGCACCGGAAAGTAGTATTGTTGGAGCACAAAGTATAGACAAAATAGTTGAGGCAGTGGAAAGTAACAAGAGAGAGATATTTCTTGAAGAAAGTAAAGAATTAGTCACGCCTAGAATATTTGAAGGTAAAATTTCAATAATACCAATTGCTGATGGTTGTGCTGGAGATTGTAATTTTTGTATAACTAAATTAGCTAGAAAGAAACTAAGAAGTTATCCTCCAAGAAATATAGTAAATGCTGTTAAAGAGGCTGTTCAGAAAGGTGCTGTAGAAATAGAACTTACAGCACAGGATACTGCAGCTTACGGATTGGATATTAACTACAACTTAGTAGAATTACTGAAGGAAATATTAGAAATAGAAGGGAATTATATGATAAGAATAGGTATGATGACCCCAGAATTAGCTATTAAACAAATTGATGAGATATTAGAAATAATTAAAGATAAGAGAATATATAAGTTCTTACACTTACCCGTACAAAGCGGAGATGATAGAGTTCTGAAGCTAATGAATAGAAAATATACCGTTGATGAATATAGAGAGTTAGTTAAGGAAATAAGAGACAAAATACCAATAGTTAACATAACTACGGATATTATAATTGGTCATCCAGGAGAAGATGATGAAGCTTTTCAGAATACAATAAATCTTATTAAAGAAATAAAGTTTGAAAGAATACACCTAGCAATGTATTCAATACGTCCTAATACGCGAAGCGCATCAATGCCACAAGTGCCAGATTCTATAAAGAAGCAGCGAATGAAAATTGCTAATGAAGTGTATGAAGAGGTAGCATATTCTGTTCACTCTGAATATTTAGGTTCAAATGCTTTAGTTTTAACTACTGAATTGGGTAGAAAAGGCTCAATAATAGGAAGAACTATTAATTATATCCCAGTCGTAATTAAGGATTATGATAAATTAGGTGAGTGGATTAACGTAAAAATTACTGAGGCATCATTTTTTGATTTAAGAGGAAAATTTATTCAATAA
- a CDS encoding translation initiation factor IF-2 subunit beta, giving the protein MFQYKPSQLIISNLYFNLLRLLVSTEEEYIKLLDRLYSKLPERVQKVSGQSLPNLIILSIGNNTIIKNFSEYCDRIRREDKLCAKFILKELAAPGNVDENGQLVIQGKFSSASINKIMERFIKTYVQCSTCKSLDTVLIKEKKAWYISCLACGAKTPVKPL; this is encoded by the coding sequence ATGTTTCAATATAAACCTTCACAACTAATCATAAGTAATTTATACTTCAACCTCTTAAGATTACTTGTGTCTACAGAAGAAGAGTATATTAAACTATTGGACAGATTGTATTCAAAACTACCTGAAAGAGTTCAAAAGGTCAGTGGACAGTCATTACCAAATCTGATTATATTATCAATAGGAAATAACACAATAATAAAGAATTTTAGTGAATATTGTGATAGAATAAGAAGAGAAGATAAGCTATGTGCAAAATTCATCTTAAAGGAATTAGCAGCTCCAGGAAATGTTGATGAAAACGGACAATTAGTCATTCAAGGAAAATTTTCTTCAGCTTCTATAAATAAAATCATGGAAAGATTTATAAAAACTTACGTTCAATGCAGTACATGTAAAAGTCTTGATACCGTTCTAATAAAAGAGAAAAAAGCGTGGTATATTTCATGTTTAGCTTGTGGTGCTAAAACACCAGTTAAACCGTTGTGA
- a CDS encoding DUF424 domain-containing protein, protein MKVSLNIIRREGYVFVNICEPELIGKTFKEGEVNLVINKEFYEGQEVSLDYAFSLLDEANVVSIVGNKIIEEAVKRGFLKEEGVISIQGVKFAQIYNM, encoded by the coding sequence ATGAAAGTTAGCTTAAATATTATAAGGAGAGAAGGTTATGTTTTTGTTAATATCTGTGAGCCTGAACTTATAGGTAAGACATTTAAAGAAGGCGAAGTAAATCTAGTGATAAATAAGGAATTTTATGAAGGGCAAGAAGTTTCTCTTGATTACGCTTTTTCACTTCTAGATGAAGCAAACGTTGTCAGTATAGTAGGAAATAAAATAATAGAAGAAGCAGTAAAAAGAGGTTTTTTAAAAGAAGAGGGAGTAATCTCTATACAAGGAGTTAAGTTTGCACAAATATATAATATGTGA